A genomic segment from Halorubrum depositum encodes:
- the proC gene encoding pyrroline-5-carboxylate reductase: MTRVSVIGCGNMGGALLRGLARTGSYHLTAIDLDPDALAAVADAADETTDDVDAAKEADVVVLAVKPDVAEHVLADLDLSADQQLVTLAAGLPRGYVDERTPATVVRIMPNLAAETGDMAAAATNEGLTDEVRAMLDDAGEFVEVDESLMDVSTAVNGSGPAFAFYLIDAVKRAGIDGGLEPEQAETLAAQTFKGAAETVLRDDRSVDELIDAVCSPNGTTIEGMEVLWDSDADEAVIDAVAAAEERSRELAEAFDDE; encoded by the coding sequence ATGACACGCGTGAGCGTCATCGGCTGCGGGAACATGGGGGGTGCCCTGTTGCGCGGCCTCGCGAGAACCGGCTCGTATCACCTGACGGCGATCGACCTCGATCCCGACGCGCTCGCCGCCGTCGCGGACGCCGCCGACGAGACGACGGACGACGTCGACGCGGCGAAAGAGGCCGACGTCGTGGTCCTCGCCGTGAAACCGGACGTGGCCGAGCACGTCCTCGCGGACCTCGACCTCTCCGCCGACCAGCAGCTCGTGACGCTCGCCGCGGGGCTCCCCCGCGGGTACGTCGACGAGCGAACGCCCGCCACGGTCGTCCGGATTATGCCCAACCTCGCGGCCGAGACCGGCGACATGGCCGCGGCGGCGACGAACGAGGGTCTCACCGACGAGGTCCGCGCGATGCTCGACGACGCCGGCGAGTTCGTCGAGGTCGACGAGTCGCTGATGGACGTCTCGACCGCGGTCAACGGCAGCGGCCCCGCCTTCGCCTTCTACCTCATCGACGCGGTGAAACGGGCCGGGATCGACGGCGGGCTCGAACCCGAACAGGCGGAGACGCTCGCCGCGCAGACGTTCAAGGGCGCGGCCGAGACGGTGCTCCGCGACGACCGGAGCGTCGACGAGCTGATCGACGCCGTCTGCTCGCCGAACGGGACGACGATCGAGGGGATGGAGGTCCTCTGGGACAGCGACGCCGACGAGGCGGTGATCGACGCCGTCGCGGCGGCCGAGGAGCGCTCGCGGGAGCTCGCCGAGGCGTTCGATGACGAGTGA
- a CDS encoding glycosyltransferase family 4 protein — protein MKVSHYFEFEDHVTGGIKESVVHQRKMLDRVGIEYTTEPTLDADVLHCNLMGPRSAWYAKRARDRGVPVVAHTHVTAEDFGDSFRFTNALAKPLRPYLRRAYGLADALVCPSEYNRGVIEGYTDAPTTVISNGVDREKLAGFESLEDEYRERYDLEPPTVFLVGHVIKRKGLETFVEVARELPDVDFAWFGPLDLSLKGRETTRLIEESPDNCTFTGFVDDVRGAFAAGDVFLFPTHEENEGIALLEAMTAGKAVVVRDIETFSWLDDGEDCLKIDPADGDAETEAFADAIRRLEDPALRERLGSNAAARSEAFSLDAIAERYRSLYERLV, from the coding sequence ATGAAGGTCAGCCACTACTTCGAGTTCGAAGACCACGTGACGGGCGGCATCAAGGAGTCGGTCGTCCACCAGCGGAAGATGCTCGATCGAGTCGGGATCGAGTACACCACCGAGCCGACCCTCGACGCCGACGTGCTCCACTGCAACCTGATGGGGCCGCGCTCGGCGTGGTACGCGAAGCGGGCGCGCGACCGCGGCGTGCCGGTGGTGGCGCACACCCACGTCACCGCCGAGGACTTCGGCGACAGCTTCCGGTTCACCAACGCGCTCGCGAAGCCGCTCAGGCCCTACCTGCGCCGGGCATACGGGCTCGCCGACGCGCTCGTCTGTCCCTCCGAGTACAACCGCGGCGTGATCGAGGGGTACACCGACGCCCCGACAACCGTCATCTCGAACGGCGTCGACCGCGAGAAGCTGGCGGGGTTCGAGTCGCTGGAAGACGAATACCGCGAGCGGTACGACCTAGAGCCCCCCACCGTCTTCCTCGTCGGCCACGTGATCAAGCGGAAGGGGTTAGAGACGTTCGTGGAGGTCGCCCGCGAACTCCCCGACGTCGACTTCGCGTGGTTCGGCCCGCTCGACCTGTCCCTGAAGGGCCGCGAGACAACCCGACTCATCGAGGAGTCGCCCGACAACTGCACGTTCACAGGCTTCGTCGACGACGTCCGCGGCGCGTTCGCCGCGGGCGACGTGTTCCTGTTCCCGACCCACGAGGAGAACGAGGGGATCGCGCTGCTGGAGGCGATGACCGCCGGAAAGGCGGTCGTCGTCCGCGACATCGAGACGTTCTCGTGGCTCGACGACGGCGAGGACTGCCTCAAGATCGACCCCGCCGACGGCGACGCCGAGACGGAGGCGTTCGCGGACGCGATCCGGCGGCTGGAAGACCCCGCGCTCCGCGAGCGGCTCGGGTCGAACGCGGCCGCCCGCAGCGAGGCGTTCTCGCTCGACGCGATCGCGGAGCGGTACCGGTCGCTGTACGAGCGGCTGGTCTGA
- a CDS encoding lysylphosphatidylglycerol synthase transmembrane domain-containing protein, with translation MDGKRRRGLVIGGIAAVAILAVLFAVVGAGRVVDTLFAADRGLVAVTFALALCWLLAWSLMLRTVLGSLDVDLSIATSFLVYAGAVFANNVTPFGQAGGEPVTAALIAKVSGSRYETGLVGIASVDVLNVVPSISLVFLGVGAYAATAAVGERLEVAVAVAVALIASIATAIALGWRYRRAIADRLPAAVGGILGRLKRFDAAAVEEALAARLRNFFEDIERVGTSPRRLAAAVGLSLAGWTLQSAALAVAFAAVGSPIAPEVALFAVPLAYVAGATPLPGGLGGIEAAFVALLVPTTGVAAATVTAAVLVFRGAVYWLPTLIGGLSVSALGIDAVQ, from the coding sequence ATGGACGGCAAGCGTCGACGCGGGCTGGTGATCGGCGGGATCGCGGCGGTCGCGATCCTCGCGGTGCTGTTCGCTGTCGTCGGGGCCGGCCGGGTGGTCGACACGCTGTTCGCGGCCGACCGCGGGCTGGTCGCGGTGACGTTCGCGCTCGCGCTCTGCTGGCTCCTCGCGTGGAGCCTCATGCTCAGGACGGTCCTCGGCTCGCTCGACGTCGACCTCTCGATCGCGACGTCGTTCCTCGTGTACGCGGGCGCCGTCTTCGCGAACAACGTCACTCCCTTCGGACAGGCCGGCGGCGAGCCGGTCACGGCGGCGCTCATCGCGAAGGTGTCCGGGTCGCGCTACGAGACGGGGCTCGTCGGCATCGCCAGCGTCGACGTGCTCAACGTCGTCCCCTCGATCTCCTTAGTCTTTCTCGGGGTCGGCGCCTACGCCGCCACCGCAGCCGTCGGCGAGCGGCTGGAGGTCGCCGTCGCGGTCGCCGTCGCGCTGATCGCGTCGATCGCGACCGCGATCGCGCTCGGCTGGCGCTACCGCCGGGCGATCGCCGACCGCCTCCCGGCCGCTGTGGGGGGGATCCTCGGGCGGCTGAAACGGTTCGACGCCGCCGCGGTCGAGGAGGCGCTCGCGGCTCGCCTGCGGAACTTCTTCGAGGACATCGAGCGCGTGGGAACGAGCCCGCGCCGGCTCGCGGCCGCTGTCGGTCTCTCGCTGGCGGGGTGGACGCTACAGTCGGCCGCGCTCGCGGTCGCGTTCGCCGCCGTCGGCAGCCCGATCGCGCCGGAGGTCGCGCTGTTCGCGGTCCCGCTCGCGTACGTCGCGGGCGCCACGCCCCTCCCCGGCGGGCTCGGCGGGATCGAGGCGGCGTTCGTCGCGCTGCTCGTCCCGACCACGGGCGTCGCCGCGGCGACCGTCACCGCCGCCGTGCTCGTGTTCCGCGGCGCCGTCTACTGGCTCCCGACGCTGATCGGCGGGCTCTCCGTCTCGGCGCTCGGGATCGACGCGGTACAGTGA
- a CDS encoding type 1 glutamine amidotransferase, whose product MTTATTGSSRLYVVRNEVDADCEYHCDALAAAFPAAEEVDFVAGERVPLDEAAGVVLTGSTAAVYEAESRPWIAEQEALVRELVDREIPTLGVCFGHQVANSALGGTVERVGTTAGLVEATLADDPLFDGVDPVVVSLHGDAVTELGEEMEVIASADHAAVFGTRHRTAPLWTVQFHPEITAAHRDRLDEEFDWDPGRHSFDDVAAGRIFENFRSIVRGATA is encoded by the coding sequence GTGACAACAGCCACCACGGGGTCGTCGAGACTGTACGTCGTCCGAAACGAGGTCGACGCCGACTGCGAGTACCACTGCGACGCGCTGGCGGCGGCGTTCCCCGCGGCCGAGGAGGTGGACTTCGTCGCGGGCGAGCGAGTCCCCCTCGACGAGGCGGCCGGCGTCGTCCTGACCGGGAGCACGGCCGCCGTCTACGAGGCCGAGAGCCGCCCGTGGATCGCCGAGCAGGAGGCGCTCGTCCGCGAGCTCGTCGATCGGGAGATCCCGACGCTCGGGGTCTGCTTCGGACATCAGGTGGCCAATTCGGCGCTCGGCGGGACCGTCGAGCGCGTCGGGACGACCGCGGGGCTCGTCGAAGCGACGCTCGCCGACGACCCGCTGTTCGACGGCGTCGATCCGGTCGTCGTCTCGTTACACGGCGACGCCGTGACGGAGCTCGGCGAGGAGATGGAGGTGATCGCGTCGGCCGACCACGCCGCCGTGTTCGGCACTCGCCACCGGACGGCGCCGCTGTGGACGGTGCAGTTCCACCCGGAGATCACCGCGGCGCATCGCGACCGCCTCGACGAGGAGTTCGACTGGGACCCCGGTCGACACTCGTTCGACGACGTCGCCGCCGGGCGGATCTTCGAGAACTTCCGATCGATCGTCCGGGGAGCGACGGCGTGA
- a CDS encoding DUF2070 family protein codes for MGADNVDVFQRLVFSVPPLKAQLPALVALSGVYSLLAFVAFSAFTPLSPEPSSVLPVAVLLFLLPFLFAGELFHRLLPNYPRSWSFFLALVNQFVLFVYSLVLSGANDVGNVWSIVWLLFITIYLINILALVVSTGIDRYKRILLVSLAEPAALIAAFYAFAGGNLGFSTYRHVFAFASLLIAAAFLVSVLALVDYLIRSNTDVSAFALTSGILRNDRESLDLGVEAEPAVQTLAVDNGRRLTLAAPWVHPGPLGGFGGGQLSGNLIDALNEGDDRGFFLHVPCTHKEDLSNPTDAEKILDAVGDPDGAGRASRLVHGDYGEIEFYGRRIGDRQVVYLHGEGIDDYDTGVFMRDVDESDLLLIDLHKHDIQDGPTKEVQYGSSEADRLKRHFDDFRERLAEEPLGEYAAGFSVVRDDRDMIAIVESVDGQDVLTMGIDTNGVTPDIRELAASHRGEFDEVLVFSTDTHASIHELANKTRSNVEALEAGIERAVDDVSPATIGLESRKTEPVELLKNDYNGLVFSVNILIRLTVIALLALYVLLVLWLFF; via the coding sequence ATGGGGGCGGACAACGTCGACGTCTTCCAGCGGCTGGTGTTCAGCGTCCCGCCGCTGAAGGCGCAACTCCCGGCGCTCGTCGCGCTCAGCGGCGTCTACAGCCTCCTCGCGTTCGTCGCCTTCTCGGCCTTCACGCCGCTCTCCCCGGAGCCGTCCAGCGTCCTGCCGGTCGCGGTCCTCCTCTTTCTGCTCCCGTTCCTGTTCGCCGGCGAGCTGTTCCACCGGCTGCTTCCAAACTACCCCCGGTCGTGGAGCTTCTTTCTCGCCTTAGTCAACCAGTTCGTCCTGTTCGTCTACTCGCTGGTGCTCTCCGGCGCCAACGACGTCGGGAACGTGTGGAGTATCGTCTGGCTCCTCTTCATCACGATCTACCTGATCAACATCCTCGCGCTCGTCGTCTCGACGGGGATCGACCGCTACAAGCGGATCCTCCTCGTGTCGCTGGCCGAGCCGGCGGCGCTGATCGCGGCCTTCTACGCGTTCGCGGGCGGGAACCTCGGCTTCTCGACGTACCGGCACGTGTTCGCGTTCGCGTCGCTCCTGATCGCGGCCGCGTTCCTCGTGTCGGTGCTCGCGCTGGTCGACTACCTCATCCGGAGCAACACGGACGTCTCCGCGTTCGCGCTCACGTCGGGGATCCTCCGGAACGACCGCGAGTCGCTGGACCTCGGCGTCGAGGCCGAGCCCGCCGTCCAGACCCTCGCGGTCGACAACGGACGCCGGCTGACGCTCGCCGCCCCGTGGGTCCACCCGGGACCGCTGGGCGGGTTCGGCGGCGGCCAGCTCAGCGGGAACCTCATCGACGCGCTGAACGAGGGCGACGACCGCGGCTTCTTTCTCCACGTCCCCTGCACGCACAAGGAGGACCTCTCGAACCCGACCGACGCCGAGAAGATCCTCGACGCGGTCGGCGACCCCGACGGCGCGGGTCGCGCCTCCCGGCTCGTCCACGGGGACTACGGCGAGATCGAGTTCTACGGGCGCCGGATCGGCGACAGGCAGGTCGTCTACCTCCACGGCGAGGGGATCGACGACTACGACACCGGGGTGTTCATGCGCGACGTCGACGAGTCCGACCTCCTCTTGATCGACCTCCACAAACACGACATCCAGGACGGGCCGACGAAGGAGGTGCAGTACGGCTCCAGCGAGGCAGACCGCCTGAAACGCCACTTCGACGACTTCCGCGAGCGGCTCGCCGAGGAGCCGCTCGGCGAGTACGCGGCCGGGTTCTCGGTCGTGCGCGACGACCGGGACATGATCGCTATCGTCGAGTCCGTCGACGGGCAGGACGTGCTCACGATGGGGATCGACACGAACGGCGTCACCCCGGACATCCGGGAGCTGGCGGCGAGCCACCGCGGCGAGTTCGACGAGGTGCTCGTCTTCTCGACCGACACGCACGCGTCCATCCACGAGCTCGCGAACAAGACCCGGTCGAACGTCGAGGCGTTGGAGGCCGGCATCGAACGCGCGGTCGACGACGTCTCGCCGGCGACGATCGGGCTCGAAAGCCGGAAGACGGAGCCGGTCGAGCTCCTCAAGAACGACTACAACGGGCTCGTGTTCAGCGTCAACATCCTCATCCGACTGACGGTGATCGCCCTGTTGGCGCTGTACGTGCTGCTCGTGTTGTGGCTGTTCTTCTGA
- a CDS encoding glycosyltransferase, translating to MNIGFFTDSYFPGIDGVTYTIRAWRDRLEDRGHDVYVVYPASSHEPDEREIPVRSLPNPFYRQYRVPLYRRLSTLPDLDVVHCHGPASTGLMGRRYAKKRGVKSVYTHHTPVEDYFVQGLKLESLSDVAGRLYVAYENRFLRSFDCVTASTSRIRRDVAPRKLPVGIEMDTFRPVEGSRFERDEPTVGYSGRMTQNKNVDEVLRLAERMPEVRFELVGEGPVRGDLERDAPENVRFRDFLPREDLPAFYSALDAFVTASTCDTLGLSTLEANACGTPVAAADVSPFDETIGEANGARFAYGDLDDMERAVRDCLGGDRRTREAVEAFAVTHTIDELESIYGVSS from the coding sequence ATGAACATCGGATTCTTCACAGACAGCTACTTTCCCGGCATCGACGGCGTCACCTACACGATCCGCGCGTGGCGCGATCGCCTGGAGGACCGGGGCCACGACGTGTACGTCGTCTACCCGGCGAGCAGCCACGAGCCGGACGAGCGAGAGATTCCCGTGCGGTCGCTGCCGAACCCCTTCTACCGCCAGTACCGCGTCCCGCTCTACCGTCGGCTCTCCACGCTCCCCGACCTCGACGTGGTCCACTGCCACGGCCCCGCGTCGACCGGACTGATGGGGCGTCGCTACGCGAAGAAGCGCGGCGTGAAGTCCGTCTACACCCATCACACGCCGGTCGAGGACTACTTCGTGCAGGGGCTCAAGCTGGAGTCGCTCTCCGACGTCGCCGGCCGCCTCTACGTCGCCTACGAGAACCGGTTCCTCCGCTCGTTCGACTGCGTCACCGCGTCGACGTCGCGGATCCGCCGCGACGTGGCCCCGCGAAAGCTCCCGGTCGGCATCGAGATGGACACGTTCCGTCCCGTCGAGGGGTCGCGGTTCGAGCGCGACGAGCCGACCGTCGGCTACAGCGGGCGGATGACCCAGAACAAGAACGTCGACGAGGTTCTCCGACTGGCCGAGCGGATGCCGGAGGTGCGATTCGAGCTCGTCGGCGAGGGACCGGTGCGGGGCGACCTCGAGCGCGACGCCCCGGAGAACGTCCGGTTCCGCGACTTCCTCCCGCGGGAGGACCTGCCGGCGTTCTACTCCGCGCTCGACGCCTTCGTCACCGCCTCGACCTGCGACACCCTCGGCCTCTCGACGCTGGAGGCGAACGCCTGCGGGACGCCGGTCGCCGCGGCCGACGTCTCCCCGTTCGACGAGACGATCGGCGAGGCCAACGGGGCCCGCTTCGCGTACGGCGACCTTGACGACATGGAGCGGGCGGTCAGGGACTGCCTCGGCGGCGACCGCCGGACCCGCGAGGCGGTCGAGGCCTTCGCCGTGACACACACGATCGACGAGCTGGAGTCGATCTACGGGGTGTCGTCGTAG
- a CDS encoding NAD(P)H-hydrate dehydratase codes for MIPTERMAAVDANADALGVPRKQLMESSGNAVAREVRAVADPGAAVALLCGRGNNGGDAFVAARFLSAYDVTVHLLGRPESIRTDIARENWEALGAAEVPTEVVADSADLALGDPDVVVDAMLGTGVTGALREPERTAARLANESDATVVAVDVPSGIDADTGEPTGDGGDSDGRDDAGLRVEADRIVTFHDEKPGLGALDAAVTVADIGIPAAAERYTGPGDLLALGRDPDSHKGENGEVLVVGGGPYTGAPSLAARAALRAGADLVRVACPETVAREVQGYSADLIVRGLPGDRLGPAHVDRVAALADGNDVVVLGPGLGRGDGASEFVREFLAAYDGRAVVDADALRVVPEVDTDATLICTPHQGELVGMGGETASDPDERAALVRAFAADLGHTLLVKGAVDVVSDGDAVRLNRTGNPGMTVGGTGDVLAGAVGALAAVLDPFRAAAIGAYVNGRAGDAAAAAFGNGLAATDLPDRLPEAMRDE; via the coding sequence ATGATACCGACCGAACGCATGGCCGCGGTCGACGCCAACGCCGACGCCCTCGGCGTGCCGCGCAAGCAGCTGATGGAGTCCTCCGGCAACGCCGTCGCCCGCGAGGTGCGCGCGGTCGCCGACCCGGGGGCCGCCGTCGCGCTGCTGTGCGGGCGCGGGAACAACGGGGGCGACGCGTTCGTCGCCGCGCGGTTCCTCTCCGCGTACGACGTGACGGTCCACCTGCTCGGCCGCCCGGAGTCGATCCGGACCGACATCGCGCGGGAGAACTGGGAGGCGCTCGGCGCGGCCGAGGTTCCGACCGAGGTCGTCGCCGACTCGGCCGACCTGGCGCTCGGCGACCCGGACGTGGTCGTCGACGCGATGCTCGGCACGGGGGTTACCGGCGCGCTCCGCGAGCCCGAGCGGACGGCGGCTCGGCTGGCGAACGAGAGCGACGCGACGGTCGTCGCCGTCGACGTCCCCTCCGGGATCGACGCCGACACCGGGGAGCCGACGGGGGACGGAGGCGATTCGGACGGCCGAGACGACGCCGGCCTCCGCGTCGAGGCCGACCGGATCGTCACCTTTCACGACGAGAAGCCGGGGCTCGGGGCGCTCGACGCCGCGGTGACGGTCGCGGACATCGGGATCCCGGCGGCCGCCGAGCGATACACCGGTCCCGGCGACCTCCTCGCGCTCGGGCGCGACCCGGACTCGCACAAGGGGGAGAACGGCGAGGTGCTCGTCGTCGGCGGCGGCCCCTACACCGGCGCGCCGTCGCTGGCCGCGCGGGCCGCGCTCCGGGCCGGCGCCGACCTCGTGCGCGTCGCCTGCCCGGAGACGGTCGCGCGAGAGGTGCAGGGGTACTCGGCCGACCTGATCGTCCGCGGGCTCCCCGGCGACCGACTCGGCCCGGCCCACGTCGACCGCGTCGCGGCGCTCGCCGACGGCAACGACGTCGTCGTGCTCGGGCCGGGGCTGGGGCGCGGCGACGGCGCGAGCGAGTTCGTCCGCGAGTTCCTCGCCGCGTACGACGGCCGGGCCGTGGTCGACGCCGACGCGCTCCGGGTCGTCCCCGAGGTCGACACCGACGCGACGCTGATCTGCACGCCGCACCAGGGCGAGCTCGTCGGCATGGGCGGCGAGACCGCGAGCGACCCGGACGAGCGCGCGGCGCTCGTGCGCGCGTTCGCCGCCGACCTCGGCCACACGCTGCTCGTAAAGGGCGCGGTCGATGTCGTCAGCGACGGCGACGCGGTGCGGCTGAACCGGACGGGGAACCCGGGGATGACCGTCGGCGGGACCGGCGACGTGCTCGCGGGAGCCGTCGGCGCCCTGGCGGCCGTCCTCGACCCGTTCCGGGCGGCCGCGATCGGGGCGTACGTCAACGGGCGGGCCGGCGACGCGGCGGCCGCCGCGTTCGGAAACGGCCTCGCGGCGACGGACTTACCCGACCGGCTTCCCGAGGCGATGCGTGATGAGTGA
- the moaC gene encoding cyclic pyranopterin monophosphate synthase MoaC — MSDEREAAESADGVTAGDAADELTHTDASGEVRMVDVGAKPDTSRRAVARGEIRLTPSTIAAVEADEVGKGDVLATARIGAVQAVKHTWETIPMCHQIPITNVDTEFAVGDDRIELTVAVETTGKTGCEMEALEGVTTGLNVVWDMVKAAEKDADGGYPDTRISDVEVVEKEKRALDGGD, encoded by the coding sequence ATGAGTGACGAGCGCGAGGCGGCGGAATCGGCGGACGGCGTGACCGCGGGTGACGCCGCGGACGAGCTGACCCACACCGACGCGTCCGGCGAGGTCCGGATGGTCGACGTCGGCGCGAAGCCCGACACGAGCCGTCGCGCGGTCGCGCGCGGCGAGATACGACTGACGCCCTCGACGATCGCGGCCGTCGAGGCCGACGAGGTCGGGAAGGGAGACGTGCTCGCGACCGCCCGGATCGGCGCCGTGCAGGCCGTCAAACACACCTGGGAGACGATCCCGATGTGCCACCAGATCCCGATCACGAACGTCGACACCGAGTTCGCCGTCGGCGACGACCGGATCGAGCTGACCGTCGCCGTCGAGACGACCGGCAAGACCGGCTGCGAGATGGAGGCGTTGGAGGGCGTCACCACCGGGCTCAACGTCGTCTGGGACATGGTGAAGGCCGCCGAGAAGGACGCGGACGGCGGCTACCCCGACACCCGCATCTCGGACGTCGAGGTCGTCGAGAAAGAGAAGCGGGCGCTCGACGGCGGCGACTGA
- a CDS encoding formate--tetrahydrofolate ligase: MVHSNPADDAGDAPVSDLAVARAAEPRPIEAVAADLGLRPDDIEPRGDGIAKLTLDAVRSATADSGAADGTTVLVTGMTPTPKGEGKTVTTVGLGQALAGLGESAAVAVREPSLGPVFGVKGGAAGGGYSQVLPMEAINLHFTGDIHALTAAHNLIAAALDNHLHQGNDASVDVRRVDWPRALDVNDRALRETVVGLGGPARGVPREDEFVITAASELTAALGLAADLPDLKARIGRIVLAEDADGDPVTTDDLGVTGAATALLRDAFRPNLVQTVEGVPALVHGGPFANIAHGTNTLVADRVGASLADYLVTEAGFGADLGAEKFAHIVAREGIVPDVAVVVATVRGAKRHGLEMWPTDFDALDATDPEAVRAGVGNVRRHVEIVESFGIPAVVAVNVFPDDAESELAALESTLADAGVPVARSTAHRDGGEGAFGLAELVRERAGTGTFAPLYDLDAPIREKIETVAREVYGADGVEYVDGADEDLDRVEAWGYGDLPVCVSKTPYSLSDDASLTGVPEGWTLTVREVSPSAGAGFVVVKTADVMTMPGLPAEPAAEGIDVDDDGNVTGLF; encoded by the coding sequence ATGGTCCACTCGAACCCGGCGGACGACGCGGGCGACGCACCGGTGTCCGACCTCGCGGTCGCGCGCGCCGCGGAACCCCGGCCGATCGAGGCGGTCGCGGCCGATCTGGGGCTGCGTCCCGACGACATCGAGCCGCGCGGCGATGGGATCGCGAAGCTCACCCTCGACGCGGTGCGCTCGGCGACCGCGGACTCCGGCGCCGCCGACGGGACGACCGTGCTCGTGACCGGGATGACGCCGACGCCGAAGGGCGAGGGGAAGACCGTGACGACGGTGGGGCTCGGCCAGGCGCTCGCGGGGCTGGGAGAGTCCGCGGCGGTCGCGGTTCGGGAACCCTCGCTCGGGCCCGTCTTCGGGGTCAAGGGCGGCGCCGCGGGCGGCGGGTACTCGCAGGTGCTCCCGATGGAGGCGATCAACCTCCACTTCACCGGCGACATCCACGCGCTCACGGCCGCGCACAACCTGATCGCCGCGGCGCTCGACAACCACCTGCACCAGGGGAACGACGCGTCGGTCGACGTGCGCCGCGTCGACTGGCCCCGCGCGCTCGACGTCAACGACCGCGCGCTCCGCGAGACCGTCGTGGGGCTCGGCGGCCCCGCCCGCGGCGTCCCGCGGGAGGACGAGTTCGTCATCACCGCCGCCTCGGAGCTGACGGCCGCCCTCGGCCTCGCGGCGGACCTGCCCGATCTGAAGGCCCGGATCGGCCGGATCGTCCTCGCGGAGGACGCCGACGGCGACCCGGTCACCACCGACGACCTCGGCGTCACCGGTGCCGCGACGGCCCTGTTACGCGACGCGTTCCGCCCGAACCTCGTCCAGACCGTCGAGGGCGTCCCCGCCCTGGTCCACGGCGGCCCCTTCGCCAACATCGCGCACGGGACCAACACGCTCGTGGCCGACAGGGTCGGCGCCTCGCTCGCCGACTATCTGGTCACCGAGGCCGGCTTCGGGGCGGACCTCGGCGCGGAGAAGTTCGCGCACATCGTCGCCCGCGAGGGGATCGTCCCCGACGTCGCGGTCGTCGTCGCGACGGTCCGCGGGGCCAAGCGCCACGGGCTGGAGATGTGGCCGACCGATTTCGACGCGCTGGACGCGACCGACCCCGAGGCGGTCCGGGCGGGCGTCGGCAACGTGCGGCGTCACGTCGAGATCGTCGAGTCGTTCGGGATCCCCGCGGTCGTCGCGGTCAACGTCTTCCCGGACGACGCGGAGTCGGAGCTCGCGGCCCTGGAGTCGACGCTGGCCGACGCGGGGGTCCCGGTCGCGCGCTCGACGGCCCACCGAGACGGCGGCGAGGGGGCGTTCGGCCTCGCGGAGCTGGTCCGCGAGCGAGCCGGAACGGGGACGTTCGCGCCGCTGTACGACCTCGACGCGCCGATCCGGGAGAAGATCGAGACGGTCGCCCGCGAGGTGTACGGCGCCGACGGCGTGGAGTACGTCGACGGCGCCGACGAGGACCTCGACCGGGTCGAGGCGTGGGGGTACGGCGACCTCCCCGTCTGCGTCTCGAAGACGCCGTACTCCCTCTCCGACGACGCCTCGCTGACCGGCGTGCCGGAGGGGTGGACGCTCACCGTCCGCGAGGTGTCTCCGTCGGCCGGCGCCGGCTTCGTCGTCGTCAAGACGGCGGACGTGATGACGATGCCGGGGCTCCCCGCCGAGCCGGCCGCGGAGGGGATCGACGTCGATGACGACGGGAACGTGACCGGGCTGTTCTGA